The following DNA comes from Enterobacter sp. SA187.
TGTTTACGGTGATCGGCACCTTCGCCGCCAACAGCGAAGTGGATGGTTACCAGATGCTGGTGAACATTCAGGACGCCTCGCGCCTGATGCGCTATCCGGCGGGAAATATCACCGGCTGGCGTCTGTGGCTTAACGAGCCGCTGAAAGTCGACGAACTCAGCCAGCAAACGCTGCCCCAGGGCACCGCATGGCACGACTGGCGCGATCGCAAAGGCGAACTGTTCCAGGCGGTGCGCATGGAAAAAAACATGATGGGGCTGCTGCTGAGCCTGATCGTCGCTGTCGCGGCCTTTAACATCATTACCTCTCTCGGCCTGATGGTGATGGAGAAGCAGGGCGAGGTCGCCATTCTGCAAACCCAGGGCCTGACGCCGCGCCAGATCATGGCGGTGTTTATGGTGCAGGGCGCCAGCGCCGGGATCATCGGCGCGCTGCTCGGCGCGCTACTGGGCGCGCTGCTTGCCAGCCAGCTCAATAATCTCATGCCGATCATTGGCGCATTGCTGGATGGCGCTGCATTGCCGGTGGTGATCGAGCCGTTACAGGTGATCGTTATTGCGCTGGTGGCGATGGCCATCGCGCTGCTGTCCACGCTTTACCCTTCCTGGCGCGCCGCCGCCACCCAACCCGCTGAGGCTTTACGTTATGAATAAGATCCTGTTGCAATGCGACAACCTGTGCAAACGCTATCAGGAAGGGAACGTGCAAACGGATGTGCTGCACGATGTCAGCTTCAGCGTGGGGCAGGGCGAAATGATGGCGATTGTCGGCAGCTCCGGCTCCGGCAAAAGTACCTTACTGCATCTGCTGGGCGGCCTGGACACCCCCACCTCCGGCGATGTGATTTTTGACGATCAGCGGATGAGCAAACTATCGTCCAC
Coding sequences within:
- the lolC gene encoding lipoprotein-releasing ABC transporter permease subunit LolC gives rise to the protein MYQPVALFIGLRYMRGRAVDRFGRFVSWLSTIGITLGVMALVTVLSVMNGFERELQNNILGLMPQAVLSADHGSLDPEKVPESAARLPGVNRTAPLTTGDVVLQSARSVSVGVMLGIDPAQKDPLTPFLVNVQQNDLQPGKYNIILGEQLAGQLGVNRGDQLRVMVPSASQFTPMGRLPSQRLFTVIGTFAANSEVDGYQMLVNIQDASRLMRYPAGNITGWRLWLNEPLKVDELSQQTLPQGTAWHDWRDRKGELFQAVRMEKNMMGLLLSLIVAVAAFNIITSLGLMVMEKQGEVAILQTQGLTPRQIMAVFMVQGASAGIIGALLGALLGALLASQLNNLMPIIGALLDGAALPVVIEPLQVIVIALVAMAIALLSTLYPSWRAAATQPAEALRYE